The proteins below come from a single Mycobacterium parmense genomic window:
- a CDS encoding DUF2563 family protein, whose product MFVDPDMLHSGADDSRRAGGHAEEGAGHLSRGPLASGMFGEFAAAEEFHDALSSAHAQHVKNLQAHREALTSVSKKAHYAATTFTTMDQRNAAELRSVRGESGNSTPRS is encoded by the coding sequence GTGTTCGTTGATCCGGACATGCTGCACTCGGGGGCCGACGACTCTCGCCGGGCCGGCGGGCATGCCGAAGAGGGGGCCGGTCATCTTTCCCGAGGACCGTTGGCATCGGGCATGTTCGGTGAGTTCGCCGCCGCCGAGGAGTTCCACGATGCGCTCAGCTCCGCGCATGCCCAGCATGTGAAGAACCTGCAGGCCCACCGGGAGGCGCTGACGTCGGTCAGCAAGAAGGCGCACTACGCCGCCACGACCTTTACCACTATGGATCAGCGGAATGCGGCCGAATTGCGTTCCGTGCGAGGCGAGTCGGGTAATTCCACGCCGCGCAGTTGA
- a CDS encoding CCA tRNA nucleotidyltransferase, translating to MPDADADLLTAAAVALNRRAPLLSELGSAFDAAGHQLYLVGGSVRDALLGRLSADLDFTTDARPEQVQTILRRWADALWDTGIEFGTVGVGKDGHRLEITTFRADTYDQVSRNPEVRFGDRLEDDLVRRDFTVNAMAVRITPEGPGEFLDPLGGLAALGGRLLDTPAAPSVSFGDDPLRMLRAARFVSQLGFTVAPRVRAAIEEMAPQLARISAERVAAELDKMLLSQDPVAGIDLLVQSGMGEVVLPEVGGMQMAIDEHHQHKDVYQHSLTVLRQAIALEDPPPAGGPDLVLRWAALLHDIGKPATRRLEPDGGVSFHHHEVVGAKMARKRLRALKHSKQLVEDVSQLVYLHLRFHGYGNGKWTDSAVRRYVTDAGPLLPRLHKLVRADCTTRNKRRAARLQASYDRLEERIAELAAQEDLARVRPDLDGNQIMQLLDIPAGPQVGEAWRFLKELRLERGPLSNEDATAELLAWWRSRGNP from the coding sequence GTGCCTGACGCCGATGCCGACCTGCTGACCGCCGCCGCGGTCGCCCTGAACAGGCGCGCCCCCCTGCTGAGCGAGCTGGGCTCGGCGTTCGACGCTGCGGGACATCAGTTGTACCTGGTCGGCGGTTCGGTGCGCGATGCCCTGCTGGGCAGGCTGAGCGCCGATCTGGACTTCACCACCGACGCCCGGCCCGAGCAGGTCCAGACCATCCTGCGGCGGTGGGCTGACGCGTTGTGGGACACCGGTATCGAGTTCGGCACCGTCGGGGTCGGCAAGGACGGGCACCGCCTGGAGATCACCACGTTCCGCGCGGACACCTACGACCAGGTGTCGCGCAACCCCGAGGTGCGGTTCGGCGACCGCCTCGAGGACGACCTGGTGCGCCGAGACTTCACGGTCAACGCGATGGCCGTGCGGATCACGCCCGAGGGCCCGGGGGAGTTTCTGGATCCGTTGGGCGGCCTGGCGGCGCTGGGCGGCCGCCTTCTCGACACACCGGCGGCGCCGTCGGTGTCCTTCGGCGACGACCCGCTGCGGATGCTGCGCGCGGCGCGGTTCGTCTCGCAGCTCGGTTTCACCGTCGCGCCGCGGGTGCGGGCGGCGATCGAGGAGATGGCGCCGCAGCTGGCCCGGATCAGCGCCGAACGGGTGGCCGCCGAGCTGGACAAGATGCTGCTGAGCCAGGATCCGGTGGCCGGCATCGACCTGCTGGTGCAGTCGGGGATGGGCGAGGTGGTGTTGCCCGAGGTCGGCGGCATGCAGATGGCCATTGACGAACACCATCAACACAAAGATGTCTACCAACACTCGCTGACGGTGCTGCGGCAGGCGATCGCCCTGGAGGACCCCCCTCCCGCGGGTGGTCCCGACCTGGTGTTGCGCTGGGCGGCCCTGCTGCACGACATCGGCAAGCCGGCCACCCGGCGGCTCGAGCCCGACGGCGGCGTGAGCTTTCACCACCACGAGGTGGTCGGCGCGAAGATGGCGCGAAAGCGGCTGCGTGCGCTGAAGCATTCCAAGCAGCTGGTCGAGGACGTGTCGCAACTGGTGTACCTGCACCTGCGATTCCACGGTTACGGCAACGGCAAGTGGACCGATTCGGCGGTGCGCCGCTACGTCACCGACGCCGGGCCGTTGCTGCCCCGGCTGCACAAGCTGGTGCGCGCCGACTGCACGACCCGCAACAAGCGTCGTGCCGCGCGGCTGCAGGCCAGCTACGACCGGCTCGAGGAACGTATCGCCGAGCTGGCCGCGCAGGAGGACCTGGCGCGGGTGCGTCCGGACTTGGACGGCAACCAGATCATGCAGCTGCTGGACATCCCGGCGGGCCCCCAGGTCGGTGAGGCGTGGCGCTTCTTGAAGGAGCTGCGGCTGGAGCGCGGGCCGCTGAGCAACGAGGACGCGACGGCCGAGTTGCTGGCGTGGTGGCGATCGCGCGGGAACCCGTAA
- a CDS encoding putative alpha/beta hydrolase, whose translation MQLRYLSVAMLVVEAGGDPWQLNEGLQTGRPALIDHLARAFRDAGQSTAASEAAFDEARRRFEASWNRDRGANPVNDSAEVRRVTVSLGLQAAQLSCVSVDLERIAAMLAESQRQAAWYVTALEHDLTDIDAEIGTGCGDVDDLCDDAVAETRAVLLCVRQIRADYSTALHDALSRLRDDGVPPADVEVADTLLVPSADTSAQQVKDWWDALSDGQKRLLVDQHPTELGNLDGIPAEVRGQVNASVLNDDLNRVEDAARGRGLRPEVLRDNASNDIGNDVFANPQRYGLTGDDVTRYRNAVKTNDGLRHDEGIGAVPPRPVMLWAYDPLAFKGKGRAAISIGDPDKARNTTVIVPGTNGGVKWGWLADEQNDAVNLYDQSSKADPVRPAAVLAWIGYDAPEFDGRRWELAIADPARLQQVGTPWIAREGAALLAGDVNGLTVTHDAAVASHTAVVGYSYGATTVADAFAGGRMRADDAVLIGCPGTDLASGASDFHLGGGKLYVGAASTDAISWIGETGSGAPNAVNDLLGRPLGPRVGLGPDPAHEGFGAVRFRAEVAGSRNVVPWFDDHLNYFDVGSEALHNMTEIAVGHGDDLAREGMTAPYRGDARVTTPGQVHTPFGTLPLPHLEIRAPITVDPEWDRPAGSVTNRHGF comes from the coding sequence ATGCAGCTGCGGTACCTGAGCGTCGCCATGCTGGTCGTCGAGGCCGGCGGCGACCCGTGGCAGCTCAACGAGGGTCTGCAAACCGGCCGTCCCGCGCTTATCGATCACCTGGCGCGGGCGTTTCGGGACGCGGGGCAATCCACGGCCGCATCCGAGGCCGCGTTCGACGAGGCGCGCCGGCGCTTCGAGGCGTCGTGGAATCGGGACCGCGGCGCGAACCCGGTCAACGACTCGGCCGAAGTCCGGCGCGTAACTGTGTCGCTGGGGCTGCAGGCTGCCCAATTGAGTTGCGTTTCAGTCGATTTAGAGCGCATCGCCGCCATGCTCGCCGAATCGCAGCGCCAGGCGGCGTGGTATGTCACGGCGCTCGAGCATGACCTGACCGACATCGACGCAGAGATCGGGACGGGCTGCGGCGACGTCGACGACCTGTGTGACGATGCCGTCGCGGAAACCAGGGCCGTCCTGCTCTGCGTGCGGCAAATCCGCGCCGACTATTCGACGGCGCTGCACGACGCGCTGTCGCGGCTGCGGGACGACGGGGTGCCCCCGGCGGACGTCGAGGTTGCGGATACGTTGCTGGTCCCGTCCGCGGACACGTCTGCGCAGCAGGTCAAGGACTGGTGGGACGCCCTGAGCGACGGGCAGAAGCGCCTGCTGGTCGACCAGCACCCGACCGAGTTGGGCAACCTCGACGGAATTCCGGCCGAGGTGCGGGGACAAGTCAACGCGTCGGTGCTCAACGACGACTTGAACCGGGTCGAGGACGCGGCCCGAGGGCGCGGTCTGCGGCCGGAAGTGTTGCGAGACAACGCCTCCAACGACATCGGCAACGACGTGTTCGCCAATCCGCAGCGGTACGGCCTTACGGGCGACGACGTCACGAGGTATCGGAATGCGGTGAAGACCAACGACGGCCTCCGACACGACGAGGGGATCGGCGCGGTTCCACCGCGGCCTGTGATGCTGTGGGCATACGACCCGCTGGCTTTCAAAGGCAAGGGCAGGGCGGCGATCTCGATCGGCGATCCGGACAAGGCGCGCAACACCACGGTGATCGTGCCGGGCACCAACGGCGGCGTGAAGTGGGGTTGGCTGGCCGACGAACAGAACGACGCGGTCAACCTCTACGACCAGTCGTCGAAGGCGGACCCCGTTCGCCCTGCGGCGGTGCTGGCGTGGATCGGTTACGACGCTCCCGAGTTCGACGGCCGGCGTTGGGAATTGGCTATAGCCGATCCCGCCAGGCTCCAGCAGGTCGGCACTCCCTGGATCGCCCGCGAAGGGGCCGCGCTGCTCGCCGGTGATGTCAACGGCCTTACGGTCACCCACGATGCCGCCGTTGCTTCGCACACCGCAGTCGTGGGCTACTCCTACGGAGCCACGACCGTGGCGGATGCATTCGCCGGTGGTCGGATGCGTGCTGACGATGCGGTTTTAATCGGTTGTCCGGGAACGGATTTGGCAAGCGGTGCCTCCGACTTCCATCTTGGTGGCGGGAAGCTGTATGTGGGTGCGGCCTCCACCGATGCGATCAGCTGGATCGGTGAAACCGGCAGCGGTGCGCCGAATGCGGTCAACGACCTTCTCGGGCGCCCGCTGGGTCCGCGGGTCGGGCTGGGACCTGACCCCGCACACGAGGGGTTCGGGGCGGTTCGTTTCCGCGCAGAGGTCGCCGGTTCGCGCAACGTGGTGCCCTGGTTCGATGACCACCTGAACTACTTCGACGTCGGTAGTGAGGCGCTGCACAACATGACCGAGATCGCCGTGGGGCATGGCGACGATCTGGCCCGCGAGGGCATGACGGCGCCCTACCGAGGCGACGCGCGCGTGACCACCCCAGGCCAGGTGCACACGCCGTTCGGGACGCTTCCGCTGCCGCACCTGGAGATTCGAGCACCCATCACCGTCGACCCGGAATGGGACAGGCCGGCGGGTTCGGTGACCAATCGGCACGGCTTCTAG
- a CDS encoding pullulanase — MDYCLAGDDGAALSHAQPDLDLDGDGRLDAVGLDLDGDGLRDDALVDLDGDGVADHAVLDVDNDGTPEAYFTDDGSGTWGVAVDRGGQLRWFGLDGVEHTGGPLVDFDGPGRADDRLIDTDGDGLADRVLRRDETGVTGYVDTDGDGKWNVRLTDTDGDGLADGASAL, encoded by the coding sequence ATGGACTACTGCCTTGCCGGCGACGACGGCGCGGCTCTCTCGCACGCCCAACCCGACCTCGACCTCGACGGCGATGGGCGTCTGGACGCGGTCGGGCTGGACCTCGACGGTGACGGCCTGCGTGACGACGCCCTCGTCGATTTGGACGGCGACGGCGTCGCCGATCACGCCGTGCTCGATGTGGACAACGACGGCACCCCGGAGGCGTACTTCACCGACGACGGATCGGGGACCTGGGGGGTGGCGGTCGACCGGGGTGGGCAACTGCGGTGGTTCGGGCTTGACGGTGTCGAGCACACCGGCGGTCCGCTGGTCGATTTCGATGGTCCCGGCCGCGCCGACGACCGGCTGATCGACACCGACGGCGATGGCCTGGCCGACCGGGTGCTGCGCCGCGACGAGACCGGCGTGACCGGGTACGTCGACACCGACGGGGACGGGAAGTGGAACGTCAGGCTGACCGACACCGACGGCGACGGCCTGGCCGATGGTGCCAGCGCCCTATAA
- a CDS encoding HNH endonuclease signature motif containing protein, which yields MSLTTSSAVAPSPVERVDGLFAELAELAGQRNAIDGRIVEIVAELDRDELCGATGARSIAALVAWKLGASSAHAHTITTVARRLEQFPRCAQGLREGRLSLDQVGVIAARAAHGSDEHYAQLASVATVTQLRTAVNLEPRPDPPARPEPGPSITTTSNQEFTCWRIRLAHPDSAKLDAALGAHREALIAEWKHDRGDATRVSESAPPFPGNVEALMRLIETGWDAEATRRPHSQHTTVVVHLDVEQPAAALHLGPALTDAERQYLTCDATYEVWFHRDGQPLGAARSTRTINRRLRRALQHRHPHCAVPGCGATRGLHAHHLQHWENGGPTELTNLVLICPHHHRAHHRGDITLTGPAHQLLVTDNTGRPLQPGPLARPPTTPPPAVPPYPGPTGERAQWWWYQPFEPQPPPTNN from the coding sequence ATGTCGTTGACCACTTCGTCTGCTGTGGCGCCGAGTCCTGTTGAGCGGGTTGATGGGTTGTTTGCGGAGTTGGCGGAGTTGGCCGGTCAGCGCAATGCCATCGATGGGCGCATCGTGGAAATTGTGGCCGAGTTGGATCGCGACGAGCTGTGCGGGGCCACCGGCGCGCGCTCGATCGCGGCGTTGGTGGCCTGGAAGCTGGGCGCGTCCTCGGCCCATGCCCACACGATCACCACCGTCGCGCGCCGGCTCGAGCAGTTCCCGCGCTGCGCCCAGGGCCTGCGGGAGGGCCGGCTGTCACTGGATCAGGTCGGGGTGATCGCCGCGCGCGCCGCCCACGGCTCTGATGAGCACTACGCCCAGCTGGCGTCGGTGGCCACGGTCACCCAGCTGCGCACCGCGGTCAACCTCGAACCACGCCCCGACCCCCCGGCGCGGCCCGAACCCGGCCCCTCGATCACCACGACCTCGAACCAGGAGTTCACCTGCTGGCGGATCAGGCTCGCGCACCCCGACTCCGCGAAACTCGACGCGGCGCTGGGCGCGCATCGCGAGGCGCTGATCGCCGAGTGGAAACACGACCGCGGCGACGCCACCCGTGTTTCGGAGAGCGCGCCGCCGTTCCCGGGCAACGTCGAGGCGTTGATGCGCCTGATCGAGACCGGCTGGGATGCCGAGGCCACCCGCCGCCCGCACAGCCAGCACACCACCGTGGTGGTGCACCTCGACGTCGAGCAGCCCGCCGCCGCCCTGCACCTGGGGCCGGCACTCACCGACGCCGAACGCCAGTACCTGACCTGCGATGCCACCTACGAGGTCTGGTTTCACCGCGACGGCCAGCCCCTGGGCGCCGCACGCAGCACCCGCACCATCAACCGGCGACTGCGCCGCGCCCTGCAACACCGCCACCCCCACTGCGCAGTCCCCGGCTGTGGCGCCACCCGCGGCCTACACGCCCACCACCTCCAACACTGGGAAAACGGCGGCCCCACCGAGCTGACCAACCTGGTCCTGATCTGCCCCCACCACCACCGCGCCCACCACCGCGGCGACATCACCCTCACCGGACCCGCCCACCAACTGCTCGTCACCGACAACACCGGCCGACCCCTGCAGCCCGGACCACTGGCACGCCCACCCACGACACCACCACCCGCCGTCCCCCCATACCCCGGGCCCACCGGCGAACGCGCCCAATGGTGGTGGTACCAACCGTTTGAACCACAACCACCGCCAACAAACAATTAA
- a CDS encoding DUF5631 domain-containing protein, translating into MGADIPAGLYSVPLVGPWWPEPSADLRNCAAHWNHACTEQQEYAQNLQKQWTAYTDGNKGRTADDLVSRYQQGQKHHLDLAEKYQAKARALDSCADAIDFLRSRLTDIADRGNEEINQILRSNKPSPQQLAEIQAVQLRCNADAANASRTTVDKIIIGIQKILDGEQSGSDARTWARDHGFDVGDASAPAVMSDDDLSAPQAAGHGQGIRVDGRGGLPYGSPQAASGGSGVRSDAGVPPPGGASPGSWALPATGNSGVRGLPSAGSNSPLSGAPIATAAPSMPGAPTGAMSPAALGQGLSPGPLGQTFATGMMNGQPAGAGAQALSGGAMNAVGQGAAPPPQVAAPMAAAPVISAPMSGGAEAAATGSEIGPATPSNPVVSTPTGGVAAVAPAVMTGGSWSAPSAPVVSGASVPTGPLPAYGSDLRPPIVAAPATPSIPTAPVSGSPVAPSPGSSPSAGGPVVSPVERATPGAGPGQAGAGSATTAGASALSATAGATAGAASARSAEQQRLQRLVNAVARQEPRLSWAAGLRDDGTTTLVVTDLACGWIPPHVRLPAHVTLLEPTLRRRNATAVDLLGAVVIAAAHQSNSRVAEAAPDEPSMTGDRPARSAVPQVDELGPALVHAVRRRDGLPRIAQALAAPAVRKTGVLDNEAEVLRGRILDTQNAVLNAYPDHDLAAVGDWMLLAAIEALIDDHEYLANYHLAWFAAISRLGAV; encoded by the coding sequence ATGGGAGCTGATATCCCAGCCGGGCTGTATTCAGTCCCGCTCGTGGGACCGTGGTGGCCGGAACCGTCGGCGGATCTCCGCAACTGCGCCGCGCACTGGAATCATGCATGCACCGAGCAGCAAGAATACGCGCAAAACCTCCAGAAGCAGTGGACCGCATATACGGACGGCAATAAGGGACGCACAGCGGATGACCTCGTGTCTCGATACCAGCAGGGACAAAAGCATCATCTCGATTTGGCCGAAAAGTACCAAGCAAAAGCGAGAGCCCTCGATTCCTGCGCCGACGCGATCGACTTTCTGAGAAGCCGGCTGACAGACATAGCAGACCGAGGCAACGAGGAGATAAACCAAATACTTCGTTCGAATAAGCCGTCGCCCCAGCAATTAGCAGAAATCCAAGCTGTTCAATTGCGTTGCAATGCAGACGCTGCCAACGCGAGCCGCACGACGGTCGACAAGATAATAATTGGCATACAGAAAATCCTTGACGGCGAACAATCGGGAAGTGACGCACGCACGTGGGCTCGAGATCACGGCTTTGATGTCGGCGATGCTTCGGCGCCTGCTGTGATGAGCGACGACGATTTGAGCGCGCCGCAAGCGGCCGGGCACGGCCAGGGGATCCGTGTTGATGGTCGCGGCGGCCTGCCCTATGGGTCACCGCAAGCAGCATCTGGCGGTAGTGGCGTGCGTAGCGATGCGGGTGTGCCGCCGCCAGGTGGGGCGTCTCCGGGGTCGTGGGCCTTACCAGCCACAGGCAACAGCGGAGTGCGCGGCCTCCCGTCGGCTGGCAGTAATTCACCCTTGTCTGGCGCGCCGATCGCCACTGCTGCCCCGAGCATGCCAGGAGCGCCAACTGGTGCCATGTCCCCAGCAGCACTTGGCCAAGGCCTGTCACCTGGCCCCCTTGGGCAGACGTTCGCCACAGGAATGATGAACGGGCAGCCGGCGGGTGCGGGTGCCCAAGCATTGTCCGGGGGAGCGATGAATGCGGTGGGGCAAGGGGCCGCTCCTCCACCGCAAGTGGCCGCCCCGATGGCAGCCGCGCCCGTCATTTCGGCACCAATGTCCGGGGGTGCGGAGGCCGCGGCGACGGGTTCTGAGATCGGTCCGGCTACTCCAAGCAACCCCGTCGTTTCGACCCCCACAGGGGGCGTGGCGGCGGTGGCGCCTGCGGTAATGACTGGCGGCTCTTGGTCGGCGCCCTCGGCGCCGGTGGTGAGCGGCGCGAGCGTGCCTACCGGACCGCTGCCCGCTTACGGGTCCGACCTACGCCCACCCATTGTGGCGGCCCCGGCAACGCCGTCTATCCCGACGGCGCCGGTCTCTGGGTCGCCTGTCGCGCCCTCCCCCGGATCATCCCCGTCGGCTGGCGGTCCGGTGGTCTCCCCGGTGGAGCGGGCAACTCCCGGAGCGGGCCCGGGGCAGGCGGGCGCCGGTTCTGCGACAACGGCCGGCGCGTCGGCTCTGTCCGCGACCGCTGGCGCCACAGCAGGCGCAGCGTCTGCCAGGTCGGCCGAGCAGCAGCGATTACAGCGGCTGGTAAACGCGGTAGCACGTCAGGAACCCCGGCTCTCCTGGGCGGCTGGGCTGCGTGACGACGGCACTACCACTCTGGTGGTTACTGATCTTGCCTGCGGGTGGATCCCGCCCCATGTCCGCCTTCCCGCCCACGTGACGCTGCTGGAACCAACGCTGCGCCGACGCAATGCGACTGCGGTCGACCTATTGGGCGCCGTCGTCATCGCGGCTGCCCACCAAAGCAACTCCCGTGTCGCCGAAGCCGCCCCGGACGAGCCTTCGATGACCGGCGACCGGCCGGCTCGCTCCGCCGTACCACAAGTCGATGAACTCGGACCAGCACTCGTGCATGCGGTGCGCCGCCGCGACGGTCTCCCACGGATAGCACAAGCTCTCGCAGCGCCGGCAGTGCGAAAAACGGGTGTTCTCGATAACGAAGCAGAAGTGTTGCGCGGCCGGATCCTCGATACGCAAAACGCCGTTCTGAATGCGTACCCCGACCACGATTTGGCCGCTGTAGGCGACTGGATGCTTTTGGCCGCGATCGAGGCTTTGATTGATGATCACGAATATCTGGCGAATTACCACCTAGCGTGGTTCGCTGCGATCAGCCGCCTCGGTGCTGTCTAA
- a CDS encoding NUDIX hydrolase, with protein MSEGEQAKPRRRRGRRRGRGAAASSEEQAAGDPTATAPRRSRTARRGAERLRTVHETSAGGLVIDGLDGPRESQVAALIGRVDRRGRMLWSLPKGHIELGETAEQTAIREVAEETGIRGSVLAALGRIDYWFVTDGRRVHKTVHHYLMRFSGGELSDEDLEVAEVAWVPMRDLPARLAYADERRLAQVADELIDKLQSDGPAALPPLPPTSPRRRPQTHSRTRHSEKPAAGQKNGRGPGP; from the coding sequence GTGTCGGAGGGCGAACAAGCTAAACCACGTCGGCGCCGGGGACGGCGCCGTGGTCGTGGTGCCGCGGCTTCCTCCGAGGAGCAGGCCGCCGGCGACCCGACGGCGACCGCACCACGCCGATCCCGGACCGCGCGCCGCGGCGCGGAACGGCTACGCACCGTGCACGAGACCTCCGCCGGAGGATTGGTGATCGACGGGCTCGACGGTCCGCGCGAGTCGCAGGTGGCGGCATTGATCGGACGTGTCGACCGGCGCGGGCGGATGCTGTGGTCACTGCCCAAGGGCCACATCGAACTCGGTGAGACCGCCGAGCAGACGGCCATCCGAGAGGTCGCCGAGGAGACCGGAATTCGCGGCAGCGTGCTGGCCGCCCTGGGGCGGATCGACTACTGGTTCGTCACCGACGGCCGTCGCGTGCACAAGACGGTGCACCACTATTTGATGCGCTTCTCCGGTGGCGAGCTGTCCGACGAGGATCTCGAGGTCGCCGAGGTGGCGTGGGTGCCGATGCGGGACCTGCCGGCGCGGCTCGCCTACGCCGACGAGCGCCGACTGGCCCAGGTGGCCGACGAGCTGATCGACAAGCTCCAAAGTGACGGACCGGCCGCCCTGCCGCCGCTGCCGCCCACCTCGCCGCGCCGCCGCCCACAAACTCACTCGCGCACCCGGCATTCCGAGAAGCCGGCGGCCGGCCAGAAGAACGGCCGCGGGCCGGGCCCGTGA